One Hermetia illucens chromosome 4, iHerIll2.2.curated.20191125, whole genome shotgun sequence DNA segment encodes these proteins:
- the LOC119653809 gene encoding uncharacterized protein LOC119653809 gives MANMKFLYCLPAFLVGILLLLQFGSCGPTARPCCEEDDHRNSKIMGLLGVLAGDYLTGKINLQTAQYNFFGSKFPKISIGLGQKIYNTANDESDKKGKDDLIKPSETHIIAENNLTITYGREQPNSKQPEHTDSMTKPNDSITDQQILERRRPKRQTTDADDIDSENTVTEDPVATETDIATETPSTSTTSLPPTDSYGPPPSGVPSSGYYPASSSAHTIHPWNIAYPPSHTTPHPSYGLPSISTSTSYLPQNLDSFASSQSDRSFGYPHIYPSSFYYPSHPYYPSNPFFPHYPYHSYFRPSYPDHTRNLWDWGTKYFTPIYVGKWKDNQLWNKGSLSTNFFK, from the exons ATGGCTAACATGAAGTTCCTCTATTGCTTACCTGCTTTCCTAGTTGGgattttattgcttttacaattcGGAAGCTGTGGTCCAACCGCTCGTCCTTGCTGTGAAGAGGATGATCATCGAAATTCGAAAATTATGGGATTACTTGGTGTGCTCGCAG GAGACTATTTAACTGGAAAAATCAATTTGCAAACTGCCCAGTACAACTTCTTTGGATCCAAGTTCCCGAAAATCAGTATAGGATTAggacaaaaaatatataatactgCAAATGATGAAAGCGATAAGAAAGGCAAAGACGATTTAATAAAGCCAAGTGAAACGCATATCATAGCTGAAAATAATTTAACAATTACATACGGACGGGAGCAACCAAATTCGAAGCAACCCGAGCACACTGACTCCATGACTAAACCTAACGACTCTATCACCGATCAACAAATTTTGGAAAGGAGACGACCGAAAAGACAAACCACCGATGCAGACGACATTGACTCAGAAAATACAGTTACGGAGGACCCCGTGGCAACTGAGACCGATATAGCAACAGAAACTCCATCGACAAGCACAACGAGTTTACCGCCAACAGACAGTTATGGTCCTCCACCGTCTGGAGTACCTTCATCTGGATACTACCCAGCGTCCTCATCAGCACATACCATTCACCCCTGGAACATAGCATATCCACCGAGTCACACAACTCCACACCCTTCTTATGGGCTACCGTCAATTTCTACCAGCACAAGTTATCTTCCCCAAAACCTTGATTCTTTCGCTAGTTCGCAATCAGATCGCTCATTTGGCTACCCACACATTTATCCCAGTTCATTTTATTATCCTTCGCAtccatactacccatccaatccaTTCTTTCCCCACTATCCATACCATTCGTACTTTAGGCCCAGCTATCCTGATCATACTCGTAATCTTTGGGATTGGGGTACCAAGTATTTCACTCCCATTTATGTCGGAAAGTGGAAGGATAACCAACTATGGAACAAGGGTAGTTTATCGACgaatttctttaaataa
- the LOC119653810 gene encoding uncharacterized protein LOC119653810, with protein MRTHGTILTVLLILTEASGLYLKQEHRNQNADQLIRSWNSFIDKLWMPSSRKAQEGRYKRMDVFNEYEALTMIPTIIKLYKKDLLLESEKNIISDVYGSLWSIIEEEVHRKPQTKVNPVLKTIFDLLEFLRSKQPILGSDTDQNTVRMVPKSAFRKLNIRKFQNDSPSQRLLNLMANLIRATSTATQYNVQQKSSRRILRSAPAPKVHLNLELSDIPITQVSRTTRHALRPTEEDDLTAARMDATLLKLLDGEAQTESFEAYDDYGQPLQENYFEVDEKPYDYAFDDHSDYNMFRPSSYSRSSYENNSIADLLKMMARDRVRSKKLNRRIGFRH; from the exons ATGAGAACACACGGAACGATCCTTACAGTTCTTCTAATACTTACCGAAGCAAGTGGTTTATACCTGAAACAGGAGCATAGAAACCAAAACGCTGATCAACTGATTCGATCTTGGAACAGTTTCATCGATAAACTGTGGATGCCATCGAGCCGCAAGGCACAAG AGGGCAGATATAAACGTATGGATGTATTCAACGAATACGAGGCCCTTACAATGATACCAACCATCATCAAGTTATACAAGAAGGACCTTCTACTCGAATCAGAGAAAAATATCATATCAGATGTCTACGGAAGTCTTTGGTCTATCATCGAGGAGGAAGTGCACCGCAAACCCCAGACCAAAGTAAACCCAGTCTTGAAAACGATTTTCGATCTTTTGGAATTCCTGAGATCGAAACAACCAATCCTTGGGAGCGACACTGACCAAAACACAGTGCGAATGGTGCCTAAGTCAGCATTTCGCAAACTCAACATTCGAAAGTTCCAAAATGATAGTCCTTCACAAAGGCTATTGAATTTAATGGCCAATTTGATACGAGCTACATCAACTGCAACCCAATATAATGTTCAGCAGAAATCATCCAGACGGATCCTTAGATCCGCACCTGCACCCAAGGTTCATCTTAACCTAGAGCTATCAGACATCCCAATAACTCAGGTCTCACGAACAACGCGGCACGCGCTTAGACCAACGGAGGAAGACGATCTTACTGCCGCCCGTATGGACGCAACATTACTGAAGTTACTTGACGGCGAAGCTCAAACGGAATCCTTTGAAGCCTACGATGATTATGGCCAGCCTCTGCAGGAGAATTATTTTGAAGTTGACGAGAAACCTTACGATTACGCCTTCGATGACCACAGCGATTATAATATGTTCAGGCCGAGTTCATATTCCAGGTCGAGCTACGAAAACAATTCCATCGCTGACTTGCTTAAGATGATGGCACGCGATCGAGTGCGAAGTAAGAAGTTAAATAGAAGGATTGGATTTCGGCATTAG